Sequence from the Phragmites australis chromosome 6, lpPhrAust1.1, whole genome shotgun sequence genome:
AAGGTTTGGGTCTACATCCTGAAGTTCAAGGATGAGCACTTTCATAACTCGTGAAATGCTGAGTAGGCACGAATTCCCCCATACATTTGTTCTTTTCCGTCAGTGGAAGGCTATGGTGGAAACACAGACAGAAAGGAAGATCAAATATTTGAGATTAGACAATGGCACTGAGTTCCGCTCGAGAGAGTTTGAGAAGTATTGTCGAGACACCGGCATTATTCAACACTACACTACAGTTGGAACTCTGCAACAGAATGGAGTTGTGGAACGTATGAATAAGACAATGTTGGAGAGGACCCGTTGCATGCTCTCTCATGCCGGTCTTCCACAGAGTCTTTGGACAGAGGCAGTTACTACAACATGTTATTTAGTAAACCGCTCGCCTTCGACAACTATTGAGTGTAAGACACCAGAGGAGGTGTGGTCTGGCAAGCCACCTCAATATGATCACTTGAGGGTATTTGGTTATCCGACGTATCCTCACATTCACTAGAACAAGTTGGAACCTCGAGCATTGAAGTGTGTCTTCCTTGGTTATGGTGATGGGGTTAAGGGGTATCGTTTGGGTGTAAAGATTCAAGACCCCCCTAAGGTGATCGTTAGTGaagatgtgacctttgatgagaTAACAATTGTTACTCCAGTTTGTCGACAGTTGGGAGAGGTTTCCACTTCAGGTGGAGCTTCTACAGGTGGTGGTTCATAGGCAGAGCAAATAGCACAGAGGGTAACATTTTAGGTGGAGACTCCAGTAACTGAGTCTACTATAGTTGACAGTCAGTAGCAGGAGCAACTATTATTGTTAGAGTCTGTAGATGGTGTTTAGGATTACACTGATGAGGCAGATCATGAGTCAGATGCAGCTGATAGTTAGTCAGAGAATACAGTTTCAAGTAGAGATTCAAAGGCTCCAGACTCTCCTATTGCACATCACATTCAGCAACCAAGAAGACCACCACCGTACTATGATGAGTGGGTCACACCAGTTGTGAGAGGTTGAGGTTCAGCTGCTTTCGCTTTAGCAGTTCCTGAGGGTATTGAGCATGATGGTCCTAGCACATATAAAGAGGCAGTTCGTAGTCCTCAAGCAGCTAGTTGGATCTATGCTATGACTGAGAAGATGGAATTATTACATAAGAATTGCACTTGAGACATAGTGTTGCTGTCCAGAGGGCATAAGATTGTTGGTTGTAAATGGGTATTTAAACTTAAAGATGCTTCTCCGAAAGTTGATGTTCCAATGTACAAGGCAAGATTGATGCCAAAGGGCTTTAATCAAAAGGAAGGAATTGATTATCATGAGGTATTCTCTCTGGTTGTGAAGCATACTTCGATTCAGGCTTTGTTAGCTTTGGTTGCTCTATTTGATTTGGAATTAGagcaaatggatgtgaagacaACATTTCttcatgatgagcttaaggagGATATCTTTATGGAACAACCAGAAGGTTTTGTGGTTGAAGGCAAAGAAAatcacgtttgtttgctaaagAAGTCATTGTATAGCTTGAAATAGTCTCCAAAGCAATGGTATCATCATTTCGATTATTATGTTAGTAGCCATGGATTTGAAAGAAGTTCATATGATGCTTGAGTGTTTTAGCAGTGTTATTGAGCGGGAGAAGGCATATCCACTTTACAGGAAGGAGGCTCAAGGATGTATATGTTactttatgttgatgacatcttTATTGCAGGAAAGAGTCGTTCTGCTATTGATAAAACAAAGTTCATGCTCAAGAGtgagtttgagatgaaggataTGGGAGCAACTAGGAGGTTGTTGGGTATGGATATTCGTCGTAACAGGTCTCAGGGCAGACTTTGGCTTTCACAGACTCAATATATTGAGAAGGTTCTGCATCGCTTTCACAAGTCACAGGCGAAGCTCGTTTCTACTCCATTGGCTGCTCATTTCAGGTTGTCTACTTCATCTGGGCCTTTGGATGCAGAGGAGGAAAGTTAGATGTCTAAAGTTCCTTATGCCTGTGCAGTTGGCAGTTTGATGTGTGCTATGGTTTGCACATATCCTGATATTGCACATGCAGTTAGTGTTGTGAGTTGCTTTATGTCAAAGACAGGCAAAGAACATTGGGAGGCGGTTCAGTGGATCATTCGATATCTTAGAGgcaaaagaaaatatggttTGGTGTTTGATCAAATTATAGCAAATTCGGGATAGGTTGTTGGTTATTCTGATTCTGACTTTATTGGGGATCTGGATGAGAGACCCTCCCTCAGAGGCTACATATTTCAGCTTTGTGGGCCATGTGTTAGCTGGAGGGCAACCTTGCACCATACGGTTGCATTATCCACCACAAAACATTTTATGTCTTTATCTGAGGCGGTTAAGGAGGCTATTTGGTTGCATGGTTTTCTTGGTTATTTGGGCATTGCGCAAGTTGATCGTGTTATCTTTTGTGATAATCAAAGTGCTATTCACCTTGCAAAAGATGAAAAGTTTCATGAGAGAATCAAGCATATTGATGTGCGCAATATATTTATTCGTCTTCATGTGAAAAACAAAGATTTGTATGTTGAAAAAATTGGCACAAAAGACAACCCGACTGATATGTTAACCAAGGTGATCTCGAAGACCAAGTTTGAGCATTGCTTGAACTTGGTTGGTATTCATGCTTGCATAAGTTAGCTCCATGTGGAGAATTGGAGGCGGTGAGTCTATTTTATGTTAATTGGGTCACTGGAAGATGAAGCATTTGAAGATTAAACATTTGGCATCAAGAAGCTTGATGTGTTGGTTCTATGATTCAATTGTCGCTAAGGTAGAGAATTGTGATATTTGTCCAGTGGTCTGACCGGGATAtgtggcgatcagaccgctgGAGCCTGCGAAGTCCAGAACTTACCCCGAAGGGGTATCTCTTTGAGAAAAAGGTGCTCATTCGAAAAGAGAGTGTCTTGGAGAAGAGAGAGCTAGGGTTAGGAGAAGAGATGTGAGGGTTAGATCCACTAAATCCATCCATTCAAAAGTGATATTTGTGGGGGATTTGGATCCTCTTTTGTTGGCTCTCATCTCTTGTACTTCATCTTTATAGTGGTTTGCTTGCTCGTCGCCGCCTGTGGTTTTTCCCCACAAAGGGGTTTCCACATAAATCTTGGTATCTACTCTTGCTTTGGTATTATCTTTGTCATATGTCTTGATTGCTCATCATCTTGTTTGCTATTGGTGTCATTTGATCAAGTTCATGGTGTATGGATGGTTGACATATGAGGCATGATGTGTTCTTTGATATGTTGATGTTGAGATCAAGGGGATTGATGATGTAGTGAGTTAGTTACTACAAGTGTATGATATGATTATTAAGTCATTGGACATCTTGTGATCAATTCTGTTGAAGCATATGTTATGGTTCATGGTTGCACCCATAAGGTTTTTGGTGAAATGCTTGTGACATATTAACTTGCGACCACACGCGCTTCCGTTGCCACTCTGCACTCACATTGGCGTTCTATGTGCAGAAGTTCTTTAGGCCAAGAAAAATGCAAGGAATGTTCTATATATAGTCTCAATCTTTTTACTGAAGATATGACATTAACAatagcacttttttttttggtccaTATGgaatattttctattttgttcGGATTGTGCTAAATGAATTGTCTATACCTCTATGTGAGTATGGATATGCTTTATATCAATACTAATTGTTTCGgtaggcattgacatgtagttGCATTTTATCCTAGGATCGTTGCATTTCAGAAACCTTGCTAAAATGCCTCATTTCATTTCAATATCACCAGACCTTTACCTTCCTTGTCATTTTCAATGGATTGCATTACAAACTGTCATATTGTTGTCAGGTGTAACTGGCATCTGTCTTGTCTTGCAGCTCTTCGGACTATCcgacgtacataatcaaacttgacgCTATAAATCTCTTCTCAgcaggaaatactccgatgCTTTTAAAGtctatcaccagaccatctggtgtttgcTTCCATTTATGCTTCAGCACGGAAAATGCTCCGGTAATACCCTCTGGTGTAGCCATCATATTCATCGGACCTTCTGTTGCATTGATCTTCAATTTCACTCGAAAGttgctctctgtaagaaatagtccagtgagTATACACTGTCCACACCGAAACTttcggtgtgtgtaatttttctgtgTATAAAGAAGAATTCATTAATTTTAAACACTACCAACTCAAGTTaaacatgaacaagaacaatcaTCTACAAATACATGCTAACCAGGTTCAAGACACATCAACTGTTATCAATGTCTCATCACATACAAACTAAGACACTTTTTCAATTGATTTCTCAGGAGAACCAAAGCACACTGAGCCACATAATGTAGCATTACTTAGTTCTTTTGTTTGGATTTAGTTATTTCTGCTGTGATGGTTTGAAAACATCTCATTTAAACCTTACTGTTAATTTTATGTAGGCCCTGGTCAGTGCCTTGAGGAAGAAATATTTTTGCCTGCTATTGAGTATAAACGAATTGGTTATTCGAGTCCCTTTAGGGTCCGTTTGGTTCGATGGACCGAGCGATCCGGGAGAGGACCGTCCAGTTTTTTCAACGTTTGGTTTGCTGGATCAATGGGATAGGGCGGCCAGGGAAAGGGAATATTCCCTCGGGATGCCGGACGGGGTCATTCGGGAAAATCGGCTGGACGGAGCGATCCAACTTCTGCTCGCTCGTTGCTATGTACGCGCTTCACGTTTTTTATTTACTCACAATTTTATTTGGAGTATAAAAGTGGTCCTAAAACTCTAactatttttatgagtaaactagagctcactagcaacccattttaattggtttaatccaaaaaaacttgagctaatatttaattaaattctccaaaaaaaaacctacttttataactcctatcaatttttaatgcctcaaataaattctcaaaaatcagaaaaaattcactaatattcttctcatgtgatgaaTCATCCTATCCACTATAATCTCaccaatcaaacaaaaaatcagctcatcctatccactctcatcccaccaaccaaacagaaaattatctcatctcattcatcccaaccaaacaaaaaattagatcatcataTCAGAAAAACATGGATGACTCTATCCCATCCAACATCGTCTTCCAACCAAACGCACCCTTATATGCTATCTGGGGTTGGTCACGACATGATCTCGAAATGGCACTTTCTTTTGTGAGCTGCAATGAACTGGACCCATCAAGTTGATGCACGGAAGCCTTTTGTTTTCAAGGTTCAGAGATCTTATCTGGGATAAGTGGCAGATATGATTTTGTGCAAACAGAAGATTTACTGGAATATACAACTGACCGAACCATTATTCACTACCTTGGTTAAACTTTATTTATTCAGTCAATGATATGGACTGTATAAATTCTACATGATAACTACTGATTGTATTATTTAGATCAAGGACCCAGAGTGGTTACAGTAGGTTGCTGCTGATCTACTTCTGTTATCCTTATCACTCGAATTCAGGCAGGTTGCAGTTGCCTCTGGTCTCTGCCGCTGTTACTTAGTttcatgtgaatttttttttcttgatttttagtTCATGTAAGTCTTAAACAGAAAAAAAGAACATGTGAATTTCCATTGGATAACTGAGCTAGGATCACCTATGGTTCATGACTATACAAGATACCCCTAATGCAACATATCCTACTGACATCTGAATCCTTGAGAAATAGATGACCAATCCCCTGCTTAATGCTGCACATCTGCAGAAACTGACCACCCATTGCTCTTCAGAGTTCAGAACCAAAAGCTCATTAAGGTTGCTACTTGCTGCACTACTAGGGTTGCAGGCTGCAAAATGCAATGCAACTTATGCACTGATCTTCAGCATACACACGTCATGGATGTATGATGATGTATAAACACGGTCGTCGAAAATCAAAACTTTCCGGATTCTTGTTTGCATTGGGCCAGCGTCAGAATTCCCGGGGATCCACGAACAGGACTCCGGCAGGCGGCGATGTCGTCCAGTCATCCTCATTATCATCGCTGGCATTGACACTGTgatcggcggagccgagcttcTTGATGCACCAGACGTCCTCGTCGCAGGAGAACCGGGGCCAGTGCGgcacggcggccgcggccggatCGTCGGGCCCGAGGTCAGCCGCCAGGACGGCGCATGCCGGGTTCTTGCGCGCGACGTTGTGCGCGTGCCGGCAGAGCGAGCGCAGGAGCGATGAGCCCTCGCGCCCAGACATGCCGAGGCCGTAGAGGAGGTAGGTGCCAAACGGCCGGAAGATGTCCGGAACGGAGGGCACTTGCAGCCACGGCGCGTGCCGGTCGAGCGCCCGCACCGCAGCCAGGGACGCGCGGAGGAGCGTGGGCGCGCCGCCGACGCGGAGGCGGAGGGAGCGCGTGGCGTCCCAGACGCTAAGCAGGGCGAACGACGGCGGGAGCGCCGGGTCATCGGGGCCGCCGCGCTCGATGGCGACGTACGTGCCGAGCGTGAGCTTGTGGGCGAGGAGCGCGGGGAGGTCGGCGGGCAGGAACTCGGCTGCGGCGGGCGGGAGCAGCGCGGCGTAGGCGGCCGCGGCGAGCGGTGGGGGCAGTCGCAGAACGCGGTGCGCGCGCGGGACGCGCGCCCGGTGCCGGTGCACCGGGTGGCCGAGGAACACCGGCCGCCGGAACGGCGCGTAGGCGAAGCGGCCGGCGAAGAGCGCGAGCGAGGCCGCGTTCGACTTGGTGGTCGCCATGGTGGCGTACGTCGCGCCCCGCGCCGCGCACCACGACTCGGCGCGGCGGACCAACTCCGTCGCGATCCCGAGACGCCTGCACGGACACATAATCTGTCAGTGTACTTTCCCACATGGCGTTTGGTCGCATTACTCATGCAATGTGTCAACACCTAATGATTTCGAGTAGTAATCTACTCGGATTGATTAGTAGTTTAATTACCTGTGAGAAGGGGACACCCTGAGGCCAAGAAGGCATGCCACCTTCACATACTGCGTTGTGCTGCTGAagctttgcttcttcttcttccctctgCTCACCATCCTGATGCATGCCTTGATCACTCCTAcaacctcttcctcctccccataCTCAGCAACCTACACACACATACACTTGAGCATCACTATCATGCATGCACAAGGTCAAAATTGAAGCATCAATGGCGGCTGCTGGGTGCATGCTGTGGCTTAGTATAATGAAATTACCAGCATGACGTAGTCCGGCGCATGGCGCACCCTGGCAAACGGGTCGCCGATCTGCTCGACGTGGAGCGACAtgcctctcttcttcttcttcttgctgctCTTCTTCTCTGCGCCATCGGCGTCGGCAGCACCAGGGCCGCCTTGGTCGCCAGACAGACCGACCTGGCACCGGCGCTCGAGCTCCTCCACGGCCCGGAGGTCCCTCTCCATGTCAAACTCCCTCACTCTTATCATCGTCTTGTTCCCCTCTCCTTCGTCTAACACTCCCATATCTTTCTACCTTTTTCTTGCTAAGGTAGCTGTCGATGATCTCTCTCTGATTCTCTATAAGCAAGCAAATACAGCTACAAGCTTCTTGAAAGCTGTTGTTGaacgcttcttcttcttctcacttgGGAGGGAAGGCACTGGGCATTTatacagagagaagagagagatgagagagagtaGGAGGGGTTTGTGGGGCCAGGGAGAACACAATAATCAATGGATGATATGCAAGGGGATACAAGCAAACAATGGTGCCTTTGTATAATAGATTGTGAGCTTGATTTGATCATTAGGAGGGATTAATAATTAGTGCTGTTGAGTATGATGGCAAGCCCAATATAAACATGGCATAGAATATGTGTCTCATAATGTAGGACCTAATGCATGTCATCTCTCACATCTCTCTGCAGTTCCATCATgtcccacctctctctctcctctcctgcATGATCTCCTTAATTACTCCTTAAATACAAGTGTTAAGCAATACAGTGGGGCCTAATCAAGATATTAGTGAGCAATTAACTACCTAGATGCAATATTAATTATTACCaaaggcatgcatgcataggCATAGCTATGGATCATGCTGCCTAGCTGCACAGTTAAAAGCTAAGCTACAATACCACACTACTCTTTAAACAAATGAGATTCTACTCGATGTGTGCCATCTGTTTTCTATCTATGCTTACTAGCTATGCTCACTTAgcttcatgcatattgaagtGGCACAAAATAATTAAGATAGCTGGGATATGTAGGCTAAAACCTCTAAATTCCAGCTAGGGCACCCTATATATTCTCAGCAAAGCATTTGTGTGCATTTGTACCTGATCAGGATATAATCGTAGGGAATCATATATGTCCGTCATAGATGAGTGACGTATAAGGAACTGAGTCTAAGTCACTTGATTGAAGGCGTGAGTGTATTCTCATTACTTGGATTTAAACTATCTTTGGCTCAAATTTAGGATTTATTTAGGAGAGCTctaactttaatttttttttaagtggTTATAtctagttttaattttttttggagcTAGAGTTATTAGCAGATTGAGATCTTTGGttaataaattttattcttattttgaACAAAAAGTATATATTTAAGtcactttattttatcctataaactcTAAATACTACATAGATCTCGAAgctagagctctgccaaacaaaaTCTTAATAAAGTGTCATTTTCTTAATGTAAATTTACTCAGTTACTTTTTAGTAGTGTCGTCACTTTTATTAATGCGTGAAAGCACGCAAAAATAGATCTAAAGGAGCAAAACTGCACATATGTTGGAATCCGAGTTACTAATTTGTGTGCAATCTGTAGAATGAACAAAGTAGTATGAGCAGAGGAGTTTGCAGGCTTCGTTCTGTATGCTGACAAGAATACCTAGGAAAAATTAAATCTATTTGCATTACACAAAAAAAGAGGCACACAGATTCGAACCTAATACATGCTAGGCTTAAGTAGTTCCTTTGTTTCAGAAATATATGCTGGTGGGAATGTTTGGCTGTTACTTACTGGTTTCGATCTCATTGACAACTCGGGTTTTTGAATTGTATGAGCCTTGGTCACGATCAAACTGGCTTGAACTTTGCTGCCGTTGTGCGTGTGTTTAGCAGATTGCTTGATGCTGCCGTGATCCTCTAATAAATTGCATAGGTCATGTTTAGATATAAATCTTGTTTAGCACAGTTGAAacttataaatttttataaaaaattatttttctgaaaagttgtttATTGCTTCTGAGAAAAGTTACTTATGACCTTAATTTTTAGGCTCTTAGCATAtagcttttttaaaaaatcactctcAGCTACTTTATTAGTTTTTAGTTCGTTTAATCATAAACCAGGTTATCAGTTTTTCAAAAGACAATATAAGCTCAACCTATTTGGTATAGCCTGCTGATAAGTTATGCCAAACAGGGTTATAGTCCACACCCTTGAGCAATTGTACTCTTTATGATTAATACTTAATTGCCAAGAACTTACTCACAACTTGCCAAGTGTTTTCTTGCCTCCATAGTTAATTATGTACGTGATGGTGATTTCATTGATGATGAAAGATTCTTTTTTAAGGAAAATGATGAAATTAAGCTTTTTGATGGTCAAGAGATCTGAATTAAATTCAGGGACGTGTGTATGTATCTTAAGTTTGCAAGTACTCATGCCTAGGTGTAATCATGCAGCCGCCGTGTGCAACTTAGGATGCAAAGGCCGGGATATTTTTGTATTTCATTATCTAAAAGTGGTGTGATCATGCAGactaatatacatatataagaGTTGAAGATCTAGCAATTACGTACTGACGGTTTTTCAGTCTCATTTTTAGACACCTCTTTGCATTTTTCCCGACGGGTCTTGGCCATCAGGAGTGATCTGTTCTGTGAAAGTGGTTGATGCATGAGGCCTAGATGTATGAGATTTATTGGGTTGTGATGGATAATCGATTTGTATGCACATGTAGACATCAATTTGCATTAAAATACCGAGGTCATAAGCATTATTTAGGCTCAAATTTTAGTACTCAACATCAGTATTAGCTTGGCCTTGTCGTTATGAGAATATTTAAGAGTGTGGTGGACCAAGTTTGTCTAGTATTGTAGTACTAGTGTAATGCTAACTATATACCCTAAACCACTTTGACTGATTAATTGGTATGTAAACTGTGTTCAACATCACTTTGACCATACGAGCTTTCCTAGATCGTTCCAACTAGAGGTACAAGCTAGCTAGTCATGAAAAATAATGTTAGTTAATTATACGTTTCATCAATGATAGATACACATCTAATCTTACCTTGAAAATAGAATGGTTCTTCATGTAGTATGTAGATCATAAGAGTAGGTCGAAAGTAGCTATATATTTACGTAGATTAA
This genomic interval carries:
- the LOC133920685 gene encoding acetyl transferase GW6a-like, which encodes MGVLDEGEGNKTMIRVREFDMERDLRAVEELERRCQVGLSGDQGGPGAADADGAEKKSSKKKKKRGMSLHVEQIGDPFARVRHAPDYVMLVAEYGEEEEVVGVIKACIRMVSRGKKKKQSFSSTTQYVKVACLLGLRVSPSHRRLGIATELVRRAESWCAARGATYATMATTKSNAASLALFAGRFAYAPFRRPVFLGHPVHRHRARVPRAHRVLRLPPPLAAAAYAALLPPAAAEFLPADLPALLAHKLTLGTYVAIERGGPDDPALPPSFALLSVWDATRSLRLRVGGAPTLLRASLAAVRALDRHAPWLQVPSVPDIFRPFGTYLLYGLGMSGREGSSLLRSLCRHAHNVARKNPACAVLAADLGPDDPAAAAVPHWPRFSCDEDVWCIKKLGSADHSVNASDDNEDDWTTSPPAGVLFVDPREF